The window AAGCTAGACAACGTCCCCAAGGTCGAAGCGCTCTTCCGCTCCTCGGGTCTTTCAAAAGTAAAGACGTTCTAACGACCTAGACTGCCACCCGAATAAGCTCGACTTCTCCCGGCTCGGGTATCGGAAGTTGCTCGTCGCGAAGTGTTTCGATGTAGTCTGCGATAGCAGCAGGGGCGCCGGCCAACAGTTCATCGCGCGAATCAGCCGCAAGCACTAGGCCCGGCAGGTTAGGTGCCATCGCGCTCCAACTGCCGTCGTC of the Candidatus Baltobacteraceae bacterium genome contains:
- a CDS encoding type II toxin-antitoxin system HicB family antitoxin produces the protein MSSYPIILERADDGSWSAMAPNLPGLVLAADSRDELLAGAPAAIADYIETLRDEQLPIPEPGEVELIRVAV